The genomic interval CGGGCGAGTCGGCGACCAGCTTGAGCTGAGTTACGCCCTCTTGGTCGTCCTCGCCCGCCACCTGCCCCTCCCACACGCGGCTCTTGTTGAGGCGGAGCTCGGTGCGCCGGCGCCCCACCACGCACACCCGGCGCGCCCCGGGGACCCGCACCCGGAAGCCCACCCGCGCCGAGGCGTCCAGTAGGCCGGCGCGGGGCTCCAGGAGGACGCAGCCTTTCCCCCAGGCGGCGTAGACGCGGGGGAAGGGAAGCCCCGCCCTCTCGCAGACGTTCCTCAGCACGAAGTCGCAGACGGGCTTGAAGTCGGCGCCGGGGGCGGACCTGGCGTAGAGTCCCAGCCGGTAGGTCCCGGGCCCCGGCGGCGAGGCGCTCAGCGTCACTTTGCTGTCCACGCTGGTGCAGAAAAGATGGCGTGCCAGCGGGAAGGGCGAGGCCGCCCCCACGTCGGCCCCCCGGCTCAGCGTGGCGTGCAGCTCCAGGTCGCGGCGGTTGCGGAAGGTGATGTTGCACTTGCCCTGCGGCGCGCCCACCAGCGCCCCGCGGTGGCTGAAATCGCACAGCCCGAGCTGGGCGGTCCGGGTGCCCGGCCCGCACCACGAGCTCAAATCCGGCGGGAAGAGGGCGTCGGggcccgccgccgtcgccgccagaGGACCGCGGCAGCGTAGCAGGAAGTTGGCGGCGTTCCGAAAAGGGCCGTCCGCTTCCTCGTAGTCCCGCACGAAAACGGATAGGCGGTAGTACCCGGGCGCCGGGCAGGCCACGTGGCAGGTGAGCAGATCCGGTTGGATCTGGCACGCCAGGCAGCGCTTGGCCTTGGCTCCGCCCACCTCCAGCTCGGGGCCGACCAGCTCGCACAGCATCATGAGCGAGCGCGAGGTGTTCAGGCGCAGCTCCAGGCGGCCGTCCTCCGTTTGCGCCGCCTCGCCCCCCAGGTCGCCGCCCGTCACCCCCAAGTCCGCCGCCTCGGGCCGCAGCCCCCACGACAAGTAAGGGTTGTCGGGGATCCGGTCGCCGGCCCCGGGTTCGGGGCACTCCAGCGCCAAGGAGCAGATCCAACTCAGCAACCCGCCGTCGCCCTCGGGCCGGGCGTACAACCTCAGGTCGTAGGCGCCGGCGGCGGGCGGCAGCAGGCGCAGGTTCATGCTGGCGCGGGACAGGCTCAGCAACCCCCAGGAGGATGGCCCGCTCTCCTTCCGCTCCGGGGCGCCGCAGTGGAGGAAGTCCCGCCGCGGCGTCACCTCGTACGTGAACGCCACGGGCCGCGAGAAGGCCAGGGAGACGCTGGCCTCTCCTCGCTCTGACGAGAAAAAGCAGAGAGAACGCTAACGGGAGAGCGTCAGAGAGGGCTACGGGGGGCCCAAAAGAATTCACTTCCTGTTCGTTTTGGGGCAAAGTTGTTTTGATTTGGGGCAATGTATCTTGATTTGGAGGAAATTTGTCTTCATTTGAGggtcatttgttttgatttggggGCAATTTGTCTTAATATGGGGTCATTCGTCTTCATTTGTGggcaattttgtatttatttggggGCAGAAGATCCTCTGCTGCCCTCTACCTGCCATGTCTACCATCTACAACTCTCGTTGCCGAGGAAGGGCCTCCAACTCTTCAGTCTGCTGCCCTCTTGTGGGTGCTACCGGACCGTAGCAGCCAAAATAAACAGACTCGGGCACACTTTGTTGCCAAGAGccgtaaaaatatttttttttatttaccccAATCCAATCAGGAAATGTCTTCCCGAGGTCGTGTTGCATTGTGGGTACTGGGTTCTGGGGACTGACCGGTAAGCAGGTGAGAGTGGAGAGGCCGAATGAGAGTGAGCCCCATTTGGAAGAAGGCCGAGGTCTTGAAGACCCGCCTCTGGAAGTCCTCCAGGGTGACGGGCGTCTCCAGGAGCTGCCACCTCTCCTCGTCGGGGAAATGCGACTCGATGAACTCCTCCGGCTCCGTCAGGAAATAGAAGTCGTCCAACCTGCCGGGGACGACCAGATGGGCGCTTATTCTTTTATCGCGAGTAGATCCGTTTGAGGGCTGCCGGGTATCCCGTTTCGACTGGATTTGACGCCCGTTGCCGTCAATAACAGCCAATGAATGAATAGCAGATGCTTCGACGCGGCTCGAGTGGAGAAATAAGATCGTTGGGATTTAAATTCAATGACTTTAATGTCAATTCAATGACTTTAATGGGAACggcgcccctaccaacatggctgctGCCCAGACCAGACCagaggccatgttggtaggggctcTTTTCACGCTTCTGCTGTAAATTGGGGGCGACGTTAAGTCATAAACTAGCGACATTACGTCATAACTAGCAATGTTAAGTCATAACTAGCGACATTAAGTCATAAACTAGCGACGTTAAGTCGTAACAACTAGTGACATTGATTCATAGCTAGCAACGTTAAGTCATAGCTAGTGACGTTAAGTCATAGCTAGCGACATTAAGTCATAGCTAGCGACGTTAAGTCATAACTAGCGAGCTAGCTAGCTCTATTCTTCAAGAAGTTGCTAATTGGCTGGAGGCCCCCCACTTCaagcggattggacgcctatcactTGATTGACAGCACGGGAGTTAAGAGAAGCCAGCGTTTGGACAAACAAACATCGGGGAGCATccaagcggcggcggcggcggcggcggcggcgaccttTTGACGAAGCTGCGTCCTTCCAGGTCCACTCGTCCGGCTCCCCAACAGGCGTCCATGAGGAACCACTGTCCGTCCAGGAGCACGGCGTTCCACAGGTGATCGGATTTCACCTCCCCGAGATCCTGGCCCTGGCGGTAGCCGATGCCCTTGCTGTGGCCCGTCACCTCTTGGCACGGGAGGCCCAGCAGCCTGGCAAAACAAGCGCACCCAAATGCCACCCAAATGGCTCCCAAATGGCTCCCAAATGACGGCCTTTTTCTTTCCCAGCCCGTCTTTGGGAAAATGCCCGTCTTGAAAATCCCGGGGGATTACGGCAAGAATTTGCGGTGGATTACGGCTCGGGGTAAATTGATGCCGGGTCTGAAGTTACGCCGAGTCGGCATTTTCAGGGCACGCGAGTTATTGACTGCTCAAAAAAACAGCCGTGAAATGGAAAGAATGAccccaaaatggacaggaagtgacctgtgatTAGCCCAAAAGTGACAGGAAGTCACACCAAAACATTCTaaaccgtatgcatgcatgtacatctatatgtatgtatgtatatgtgtgcttatgtatgtgtatatacgtatatatacatacatatatatatatataatatatatatatatacatatatatgtatgtgtataggtatgtatgtatgtgtatatatgtgtatatatatacatacatatatatatatgtacacatacatatatacatacatatatatatatatataatatattatatatatatacacatacacatacatatatatgtatgtgtgtatgtatgtgtatatatatgtgtatatatatatatatacatacacatacatatatacatatatatatacatacacatacatatatacatatatatatatacacacacatacatatatatatatatatatatgtatatttcagcaacatgcttattcatttatatatttattcatgtatttatttattaacccacttatgacctatctatttatgtctaaaatgtatttttctgtgtctgtattctcacccactTGCTTCTGTGACaacgacatttcccgaatacgggatgaataaagttatccaatccaatccaatccaatgcgaTGGCTAACGACGTGGCGCTAACCTGCACATTTCCAGGCAGAGGCCGGCGTAACCGCCACAAAGGGCGCGACCGCTAGCGACGACGTCCTCCGGCGAGCACGGCGCCTCCGAGCGGCGGCCCAGGTAGCCGCACACGTCGTACTCTACGGACGTCCTGGGTGAGCGGCGTGGACGCCATCTTGGtgtcgggcgggcgggcgctcaCCGATGTTGTGGCAGAGCCAAACCCAGACGGCGCGCAGTTTCTCCAGCTGGCTTTCGGCCACGCCGGCGATGACTCGGACGATGGCGGCCACGTCCGAGACGCCATTTTCCTTCAGCTGTGGACGGGACGTTAAAATGGCGGCCATTATTGATCTATTTTCATGTCAAAAAGGATAAACCAGGAATGACCATCGTTCATTTTTAGATCATGTGACGACGGATGACCTCTGACCTCTGCTCCCACTCTGACGACGTGCGAGTCCAGCCGGCGGAAGATGTCGACGCTGGCGAAGAGCtctttcctcttcttcctccttgcCGCCGAGCCCCGGAGGCCCGGCCCGGCGCTTTTCTTGACGGTGGCCGCGCCCTCGGACGACAGCTGCCTCTTGGCCGCCGGGCGCTGGTCCTCGGCCTcgcccgccgccaccgccaccgccggctGCGGCGCCTTCACGTGGACGCGCCCCCCGTCCCGGCGGGCGAAGGGGAAGGAGAACTTCTGGATTCCCACCTCGGCCGACATCACGCCACAATCATCGCGGCCTGGGTTGGAGAAATGGCGAAAACGCCGGCTGTCCAATCACTTTGCAGTGGGAGGACTGGCAGCTCACGTCCCAATGGGGGACGTTTTGAAATGGAGGAAATCTTTGTCAAAAATTTGTTAAGAAATAAGCTTGTTAGGGCTCGATTTGAATGTCAATGCATTGACTTTAATGGGGATattgcccctaccaagatgtcCGCCCGAAGGCTGCGTGAGTAGGGGCAAGATCAGGTCTTTCAGGCTTATGTTGTGAGTTTATGACAAGTAGACATCCAGTCCTTTCTGAAGCAAAAGACATTGAcgggaaatctttttttttttgcccctaccaacatggcctcaGCACGGccgccatgttggtaggggcaaaaaaaaagattttcacgCTCCTGCCATAAATTGAAAGGAGTTTATTActagcagacgtccaatccatttgaagttggggtgaggcggcccggcagcccagtggttagcgtgtctgcctcacggttttggggtcgagggttcgagaccaggttggtcctcgctgtgtggagtttgcattttaagtgccgtcattggcagccagtCGATTTAAAGTCAGGCAGCGGAGCAGGCGGCTATATTGCGGACTTGGCGTTCTCTGGACGACAGTGACAAATTGCCAATTAAATCTTTTCTATTCGCGACTGTTAATGACGGCCGAGATTGGCCTCATTAATCTTTGTCAAAGTTTACAGCCGATGAGACAACTTTTTCCTGGTCCACCATGACTTCTTTTAaccgtccaatccgttttaatCGGGAGGGAGGGCTGCCGATGAAGGAGACCTTTATTTGCCCCTACCAATATGGCCGCCCTAAGGCCAATTCGGTAAGGGGTGACACACCCATCACATAAAAATGATCCTAACATCATTTTAACCTActaaccaaaaaatattttatgtacGTCAAGGCCTATGGCAATTATTCAGTATCTGCCATAGACGGctatgggcgtccaatccatttgaagcgggacacttggcagcgaatgaaccaATTCAAACGTATTGGACGTTTACATGTgatgaactcattgacatttATCGCAGGAGGATGAACGGACACCACacgattggacgtttatcgcctcGCGATCGTTTTttccggcggccatcttgcgtgGGGCGACCGCCAATTGCCAACAACTTCTTGAAAAACACTTTCTACCCAGCGTTGGCTCTTCATTTCTTATTTCTCGCTGTCAAATCAATGCTAGCTTGAGTATGGGTATGACGCTATTAAAAATGACCGATAAATGAGGAGAATTTTGATTTACGGAAAGAAAGCGGCGTCGAACGGACGCGTACTCACCCGGAGCGGTCTTGAAATGTTTGCCCTCCAGAGCGGCATGAACTTGTCTCCAGGCGGGCAGCGGATGGGCGTGGGCTTATATGAACCCGAGAATAACAGGCCTAAAAATACCGCAAAGCGGCAGCCAATCGGGGCGGGGGTCCTTCCAGGGTGGGCGTCCCGTAACCGAGGGTGTTAAACGCCTGGACGAGCGACCGCGGACGGGGATGACGACGTCAAACTCCGAGCTTTCCAAATTCTTGCCGGGCGGCCGTTAGCGCCAAACGCTAACAGACGCGCGCGCGCTAAGTGTCCGGCGGGCTAAGGGGGCCCCCCGGAAAAAGAAGTTGCGGTCTTTGGGGAGCTTATTTGCAGccctctgtgtttttttttcaccaaggcGACCAGTCACCTGCTGCTATTTGTTATTTTCAACACTCTGAAAAGCTTGTTGATATTAAGCTTTAGCTCAAATTAAAGGGGAAACACCCCGTGACCTTCACCATGCACCTGTTGCGCGTGTGGCTTTTATGGCGGGAAGGCTTTGCAAAGTAAGGCCAAGGAagcaaaagatgttttttttgcacaatccATGTGCTTACACTGTTTTAATTTTGAAACAAAGTCATTAAAAAgcctaaaaataaacaggaatttGGCATTGAGcaggaagtaacctggaaatgccctaAAAGTAGCCTCAAATACAAAAGGGAGTGGCTaataaatgctaaaaaaatcaacaggaaatgctaaaaaatcaacaggaaatggaaaATAAGCAGGCGGTGACaggaaaatgccccaaaatcaccaGAAtgtgccctaaaatcaacagagtgatccaaaatcaacaggaagtgacttataAATGCtcagaaatcaacaggaaatgcacaaaaacaaccaaaacacCAGAACGTGCCGTAAAACCAAGAGTAAGTGATCAAAAATCAACaagtcaaatgaattggacatccggCCCCGTCAACGGCACGGGTTTTCCGTTGCCAACGGCGCCAGATCCAGTCCGGTCCATAAATAGCAAATCCCGTAAATCATTTACGATggcttataaaaataaaaaaaaaacgtcaccgCCGGCTGCCGTAAAATTTTACGGCGTGGAAACGACGCGACGGGGATGGACGGAATTGCCCGAATTCCACTTGTTGCTAGGCGGAATTCGCGGAGCGCCAGCTAGAGCTGCTCCAAacctaataaaaaaatgattgggaAAGCAACGCTTGGACAGGAAGAGCCACTTATTTATAGACATTCCTTTTCCAAGATGATTTACTGCCCCGTGTTAGATAGGAAGAGCCTTCGTCTCAttggaaaataaacaacaaaaataaaaaaatatggatcTTAAATACGCTAAATGCTACTTTTGGTATATTTCGGCAGGAAATGGTCTCCACGACGTCAGAAAATGacgcaaaagaagaagaaaaatacttactatgcgttcgttcattcattttctgaactgcttatcctcacaagggtcgcagggggtgctggagccgatcccagatAACTATGGGGACAcgctaaatcggtggccagggacaaattagcatccaattagcctagcatgcaagttttgggaatgtggcaAGAAACCGGATGCcccgaaaaacatgcaaacccatctgggttcgaacccttgaccctagaactgtgaggcccacgtgctgaccactcaaccaccggttggcattccattcaatttgAGGATGTGTTAGCgagtttatttttgaatgagtTGAGAAGGAGTATCTCCGTTCTGGCAACATTTGATCGAGTGTGAAGGCCTTCAAAGAAGTGCGCGTGGGGGCGCTGGGGGTGAGTTTGGAGGAAGATGAAGCGggggagcaggaggaggaagaggtggaCTGGGGCCTCCATCCTGAGTTTGCTAACGTTGAGACGCTACCAGCTGGGAGGGAGGAGCTTCTGCTGTCACCTGATGCTCTCGTCTTCTTCAAACGACCAGCTGGTGCTTccgatgaggatgaggaggatgatgaggacgatgaggatgaggaggacaCTGCTTCAGGCGCtggaagagaagaagaagaagaagacgccGGGCGTGTTGTGTCGCGGTTGTCACAGCAACGCATTGACAATCAAGCGGGCCGTCACATGCCCTGGCGGAACCATGTGACCGGACAATTTGAGTCACGCTCTTAAAAGTCatgtgacttaaaaaaaaataataatcatcatataATTCTTTGTTAAAATGCCTTCCATTGGTGATTCATTGTCAGCTGCTGTTTTGGACGGTGATATTAAATCTcactatacttgtataatgataggaaaaatattgttcaaaattcatgtatcaaAAATACATCTATTTTTTATTAGTAGATTCGCCCTCATGCCACCCACTTAATTGGCCCTTCCCACTCGGACGTCTAGCATCGTCAATCGTAGACAGTTAAAGTATGAGAGCCGAAAATATCAATATGCCGGAGTGAATACGGATGACGTCACACAGCAACAGAAAAGAACATGAGCGCAGGACGCTCGGCGATGACGTCACCACGGCCAGTTCGCGCCCTTCGTCAACTTTTTGCTCTTCGCAGCTGTCACTCACTTTCGGGGTGGCCGGCGCACGTGTGACGTCACCGGGATGCGATGGAGGCTGGCGGCGGGAGAAAGACGCGCTTCACAGCAGGTCAGAACTTCTTCTATTTTTCTTGTCTTCTTCTTTATTATTAAGTTGTCCTCGTTTCCGTGCGCAATTCGTGCTTCATTGCTGTCCAAAATGAACTTCCGAGAGTGAATTTGAATCGCTTTTTCTAACGCAATTCCATATCAAAGTTGTCACCGTGACGTCGAAATTGCGGCCAGGTGACCGAGTAGTCAAAATTCGCGTTTCCGCACATTAAAAAGTCTCCACGTTTGTAAATATATTGGCATAAAGTCGCTTTTCCCGTTATGaacgatgaaaaaaaatctattttaaccaACAAAGTTTGTCACGCTAACAACTGAATGATATTGTTGGCTCGCAGTGTCAAATTGTGGTTTGAAAGTAGAAAATAGTTGTCTTTcggttcacttcctgtttatttaggACCTCTTCCTGTTCAGGCATggactgccattgactgtgcttgacatccaatccactttAAGCGGGAGGTCATTTAGCCAGGCCTCCCGCttccaacggattggacgtctactcgtgaaaaactcatttcaaatgatgtggaggaaacttctgggcggccatgttggtaggggcaacgtTCAAAGTCAAATTCATTGACATTCAAATCGAGTCATAGTCAGAATATTTCTCCAAAGGTATGTAAATCCATGTCTAACCATCGACTTGACGTCCAATTCTTTCGGAGTGGGAGGCCTGGCAGCGAATCATTTTTGTTCCTTTGCTGCCTGCCTCCCTCCCacttcgaatggattggacgtcggcaAGTTGTAACCTCATTTCGTTTCAAACGAGCTATCATGGCGTATACTAAGTGAATTccaggcggccatgttggtaggggcgacgCTCCCATCTGAGCGAATGCATTAGACTTCTAATCCGGTTAAAGTTTTGCGTGCGTTGCCGGCGGCCATGTTGGGTAGGGCCATCGGCGGTTGAGAACGAGATCTGGGAGAGTAGCTATTGTGCATCGCTGGCAGCCATCTTGCGTAGGGCAACTGCCGACTGACAACTTTTTGAAAAATTCATATTACATAGCATCggcatgcttttttttaatactcccCGATACTTATGACGTCATTTTAGCGCCGCGTCGGTAGCTACGtggaaaaaagtcataattaaTCGCGTCCAGTTTTGTTGTCATGAAGTCATGTGGGTGTTTTTTATCAGGCTGTATCACGAGTATTAATGTGAAACACGGGTTAATCTCGACACAGTGTCCaagatgattggacactttagATCAGCTGGAAATGTgcattggaacaaaaaaaaagtggtgttAAGTTATTTAGGAAATACAGATGTTTACAAATTATCTACTTTCGTCCAggttttaagaaaatatttgttttttccctccCTTGTTTTTAgataatagttttaaaaatgtaaaataaatgctaaataataatcgaaaatgttataatttatataaaaaacatATTGTATGATAGAGAGGGTagtgaatgttttttatttcaaatatattcTGAAATAACCAGATTTTTAAAtagacatgatttttttttcgaatgACAAATCCAGTTACAAATGTGTAATTGTTAGAAAAGATAACActatagtgtttgtttttgttgtacaATTTTACAATTGCACCACCAAGTGGCCATTAGCGGAATAATAGTTTACACTTCGAATACATATagtatttaaataattattaattttcTATTACCGTTCGTAATTTAAAGCTGTTTTAGTATATTGACTTCTTAAATGGGCtttatgctgtattttttttatcatttcgtGTATATTTGGCGGCACAAATGGTCACTTTCCGTTAATTTCTGACTATTTGGGGCATTCCACATCATTTCCTGCTGTTTAAGTTAATGATGCGCTTAATTATTTTGTGTTGTAAGCAAAGCAACATCttcaaatggcagccaatgagttaaaagctaacatgaatcccaattgaaaatgTCCAAGTCACCTTCAGGAGGAGCGGCATTGTTGTTCTGACATGAAGTAGACGGTGAGGGGCGCCGAAGCACAGCAGCAGGTTCTGGCAGGTCAGGAAATATTCTCCCTCAGGGTAAATTTCTAACAAAAAGTGGGAGGAGTAACGATGACTGAAattaaacaggaaatgacccataaATGGCTAagaattaacaggaagtgacccgtaaatggctgaaaaatcaacaggaagtgacccgtaattGGCTGAAATTCAACTGGAAGTGACACATAAATAgctgaaaatcaacaggaagtgacccgtaattggctgaaaattaacaggaagtgacccagaaatgcctaAAAATCAACAGGGAGTGACCCGAAAATGgctgaaaatcaacaggaagtgacacgtaAATGgctgaaaatcaacaggaagtgacccaaaatgcctgaaaatcaacaggaagtgacccaaaatgcctgaaaatcaacaggaagtgacccagaaatagctgaaaatcaacaggaagtgacctgtaaatggCTGAAAATCAACAGGgggtgacccagaaatgcctgaaaatcaacaggaagtgacccagaaatggcagcaaatcaacaggaagtgacccgtgaaTCCCTTCGAAATCATCAGGAAGTGAGTCCCCAATTCTTTTCCCCCAAACGTCATTTTGCCGCTCAAAAAGACAGACTTATTTTTCCCGATTAAATTTTCTGCTATTCCGCCGTCGGAACATTTTGCAAGGTTTTTGTCCCGACATGGCGAGACGAGGCGCGGTTCCCGCCGGCGCCGAGCGGACCGAAATGCAAATGGGGGGGCCGGCGGGGACCCGGCGTACGCGGAGGTATGCAAATGAGCGACCTTTCCCGGGAGAGCCCGCTGAAGGTGCTTTGACCCAAAATGACAGAAAGGCTTAGCTGAAAAACAAACGCCGTCGTCGCCCGCCCGTGCGCATGGGAAGGACGGCAGCGGGgaggcaagcaagcaagcaagcaagcaggcAGGCAGGAAGGAAGGACGCCTATTGCCAAACTGTCAAGCAAGCGACAATGTGcaagacatcttttttttccccctccatttCTTTTCTTGTGGCTTTTAACCCTTCACAGGGAAAtttgttgctttttaaaaatcatattttaaatgtCTCGTGTAGTCAACTTGAcccaaaattttatttttagtcaggacatttttttaaatatatgaatacaGTACAATTTATAATATCTATATACGGTTCAcatatattaatataattatatatatagggtgaatactttaaatatttttgggtctcttttatttaaattgtatgaaagacattttctttaaataaatagcaaattatttttaacgttttactttttctgtttgaatactttttaaatcaaaataaaagctaaattatttttaatgttttattttttctatatgaatacattttaaaattgaaataaaagctaaattatttttaaaaatttttttaaagggaggaaat from Stigmatopora argus isolate UIUO_Sarg chromosome 15, RoL_Sarg_1.0, whole genome shotgun sequence carries:
- the ky gene encoding kyphoscoliosis peptidase; the encoded protein is MSAEVGIQKFSFPFARRDGGRVHVKAPQPAVAVAAGEAEDQRPAAKRQLSSEGAATVKKSAGPGLRGSAARRKKRKELFASVDIFRRLDSHVVRVGAELKENGVSDVAAIVRVIAGVAESQLEKLRAVWVWLCHNIEYDVCGYLGRRSEAPCSPEDVVASGRALCGGYAGLCLEMCRLLGLPCQEVTGHSKGIGYRQGQDLGEVKSDHLWNAVLLDGQWFLMDACWGAGRVDLEGRSFVKRLDDFYFLTEPEEFIESHFPDEERWQLLETPVTLEDFQRRVFKTSAFFQMGLTLIRPLHSHLLTERGEASVSLAFSRPVAFTYEVTPRRDFLHCGAPERKESGPSSWGLLSLSRASMNLRLLPPAAGAYDLRLYARPEGDGGLLSWICSLALECPEPGAGDRIPDNPYLSWGLRPEAADLGVTGGDLGGEAAQTEDGRLELRLNTSRSLMMLCELVGPELEVGGAKAKRCLACQIQPDLLTCHVACPAPGYYRLSVFVRDYEEADGPFRNAANFLLRCRGPLAATAAGPDALFPPDLSSWCGPGTRTAQLGLCDFSHRGALVGAPQGKCNITFRNRRDLELHATLSRGADVGAASPFPLARHLFCTSVDSKVTLSASPPGPGTYRLGLYARSAPGADFKPVCDFVLRNVCERAGLPFPRVYAAWGKGCVLLEPRAGLLDASARVGFRVRVPGARRVCVVGRRRTELRLNKSRVWEGQVAGEDDQEGVTQLKLVADSPDSSEMAVLMTFDLRPPE